The sequence ATCTGAAACACTAAATTCAGATAGTGACATTACTTCTGTGAATTGAATCTGAAATCCCTTTCTTGTTGGCAGAATAATAATTAACTAGAGGAGAAATATAAAGAGATATTATTTTGAATGCTCCACCTATCGTATGTAGAATTTATAATGATTATATGCGTCAAACTTAACATTAAATTCCATTAATTACTAATTTCTTAAACACCAAAGAacccttgcatttaaaaataaattaaaattttccTATCACTGTTTTGAATCTTGACCAAATATAAAACGTTTATTTTAACTTGAATCATTTTACAATcagcatgcatatatatatatatatatatatatatatatatatatatatatatatatatatatatatatatttatattactgaCATTGTTTTCCTCAATCCGTTCAGCTCCTGACACCTTTAACTGCAAGAAATTCTTCCAGACCTGTGGGCTGACTAAAAAGACCGCCAGTCAAGTAAAAGAGGTTTTCCGGGTTATAGATAATGACGAGAGTGGTTTCATCGAACAGCTTGAACTCCAGTGAGATACATTTCATAAATCAATTTTACagaatctttaaagggacagaaACAACCTAATAAACATTAAATACCTTTAGTGACTATCTATAATACGAGGAGACAGAATTAATTTCTTctgacattttatttctttatgacAGAAATACAGGACCATTGTGATATAATTGGGTTTGCCCATACCTTTATCAAGAAGTTATAAAATGCATAAATGATTCTAAAGAGATTATCTGTGATAGTTAACACTTCCCTGTAAAACTGGAAGGTGTGTTTACTATAGTGTGAATTgtcagtaattcaaagtgaatgcaaagttaatttcaaattgaaggcccaagtagccaaactgaaagcaaatctgaattggagaatttttccagttctgctagtttaaccttaaattttaaattcactttaaattctcgacAATTCTCATATTGAATACTAATACTTTAGTTAAATTAAGGAATGTGCCTGACCACACTAATTCTCAAGATCACCAAGAAGCTGCATTTTAGAAAAGTGCACAAAACGCGTGTTTCATACTCTGTCCTAACTCCAAATTAAATTTACTATTCTCCAAAACAAAATGACATTAAAAAATAGTGGAAGAAACATGCataatgtacattttattattttttattattattgccatttatatagcgccaaaagattccgtagcgctttacaatattataagagagggGATTTCACTATaactaggacaattacaagaaaacttacaggaacaataggtttaagaggaccctgctcaaacgagcttacagtctataggaggtggggtgtaaaacacaataggacaggaaaaagcaatcaaataaggtgggagtgaagcagagctggaggagagagtagagtgctgccctttaggagagagcaagagacgggtatgtgaggtagaggttactctgggaggccataagctttcctaaagagatgggttttaaggcacttcttaaacgattgaagactaggggagagtctgatggcggtaggcagactattctataggaagggagccgcccttgAGCagccctgcaagcgtgagttggctgtacgggtgcgagcagcggacaggagaagatcacgggcagagcggagagaccaagaaggggcatacttatagatctgtgaagagatataaggggggctagaattggtcaagcactttgaattgactcctataagatacaggaagccaatgtaaggactgatagaggtgtgagaggaccgactagagaggaaaatcagtctggcggcagcattcattacagactgtagcagggcaatatggtttttggggagaccaattaggagagggttacagtaatccatgcgggaaattactagagcatggacaagctccttggtagcatcttttgtaagaaaggggcggatgcaggctatgtttttaagttagaatctacaggatttggtaagatactggatgtgaggctcaaaggtgaggctagAATCAAATATGACGCCAAGATAGCgctcttgcaaggatggactgatgtggataccactagcttgaagggagagcgagagaggaggatcagtattaggaggaggaaagaaaaggagctcagttttagagagatttagtttcagaaagcaggaggacatccagtcagaaatgaaagaaaggcaagcagtgacacgttgcaggacggaaggggagaggtccggggaggagagatatagctgggtgtcatcagcatacaggtggcagTGGAATCCATATGAGGAAGTAAGTTTGCCAAAAAGTTTTAATTTCAAACTTGATTGAGTACCTAGGAATCTTTATTCCAGTAAAAAATAACTGGGACAATTAAACAGCCACTTAAGAGAATAGTCCACAACAGGGTCCAAAAACCAagagatatattattattatttagagttTTATATTATTTAGATTTTCATATCTATCTACCTATGCATTTATATCACAAATGTACAAAGCAAACAATCTAGCATAACTCAGTTCCCTCCCAGCTCCCCTATATATTATGTTTTCTCATTCTTCCACATCACTACCTCAAACTCATCCTGACAACTTGCATGTGGCACAGGTGGCCAATGAGGCATCCCTTGCAGCCTGCTCCTGTATGCAGCTGCCAATTCCACCAAAATGGTTGGGCCAAACcaaaaaatatgttaaatgtgTTTACATTTATTCTGAGGTATAAGAGCAAATAGTTACATCAGAAAGGAGAAAATGGTGAGTTATTGTTCAGGACACAATGCCTGGGTTTCTACAGGGAACCAATTGttttttgcataaaaaaatataaatattgagtCATAACACTAATATCAATCTCTGTTGCCATACCTAGGTATTTTCTACAACGGTTTGATCCTAGCGCCAGAGTGTTAACAAGTGCAGAaactagtgcttttatggctgctgcTGACCATGACGGAGACGGTAAAATTGGAGCAGACGGTGAGTTATATAAACTGCAATCATATTTTCCATT is a genomic window of Pelobates fuscus isolate aPelFus1 chromosome 8, aPelFus1.pri, whole genome shotgun sequence containing:
- the LOC134570877 gene encoding parvalbumin, thymic CPV3-like, giving the protein MSLTDVLSASDISAALRECQAPDTFNCKKFFQTCGLTKKTASQVKEVFRVIDNDESGFIEQLELQYFLQRFDPSARVLTSAETSAFMAAADHDGDGKIGADEFQGMVHS